CACCCATTTACCACAGGTACGACGCTTGGCTGTGCAACGTGCGCgtgtattattatcaaataaataaggaAGAACCTCGCTTCTCAACTATTTTGGAAGTGtgccaaatacaaaagttaataCAAACTTGATCTGTACTTTTAGCATTGGTGTGGCGAGCCATGGAAGATAAAGAGACTTTAAAGAAGCGTTTGACGCCGCTGCAGTATCATGTTACCCAAGAAGCCGGAACCGAAAGACCTTATACAggttataatcattttttttttactatgaataatgctaattaattttatttctgttttgaGTTTACATGTAAgtcatttctataaataaacaaaatcaccTTTATATAGCTTTGAAGAATActtaagcaaataaaatatttatttttatatattcttatgGTTTGTCTGTGTGTATTCTCATGTTAATGTAttgttatgttaaattttaGGTTGctacaacaaattttatgaagatGGTTTGTATGTGTGCGTAGTGTGTAGACAAGAATTGTTTACTTCCAAAACCAAGTATGATTCTGGATGTGGATGGCCTGCATTCAATGATGTCCTAGCCAAAGAACGAGTTACCTTACATCAGGATACAAGTGCAGGTATGTCTACTCATTATATGTGTGTTTCATGTTTAACAATATTGACATGGTTGTAGCATGGAACTTCTTACAAAATTGTAGACAACCTTATATATTTTAGGGTAGTTAGTTTGGAAATTGTTTGTGTGGTTTTTTGGGATCATTTTCTGTTGTAGAACATTGAATCATACCATGTGGAACAAATTTCAATGTCATTGAATATAATAGCTAAGGTACAATGGAATGACTACTTCACAATAGTATGGAATGTATCAGTTCAAGGTCCTCATTTCCTGTTGCATTTCATGCCCTTGAACttgaattaacaataaaaaattgactattactttattatccatctagaaaaaaattaaaaataaagatatttttaacaatttcttaATAATGTGGTTTTATAAAGTTCATGTGTCTTCTTATATATGTGTTATGCATTGTTTAAGTTTAGTTAAgctttttatgtattatttttttctggatgtgtttgttatataaatataatgcacTACACTTATGCACCTCACCTGTGATTTGTTCACATTTTCAAAGAATTGATGACACACTCATACTATCTTTACACAGATTATGATAAATCTTATTTAGTTGTATCTTATTATATATAACCACCACTCATCCAAAGTTTACAATAATGGAATCTCATATTcataaaacttgtttttatttaatacaatgtgtatcacaatattattatacacaacTAAGGTAAAAGTATTATACAATACAGTGTTAAAGCACtttaatcttaatttatatttctgaatAAAGGATGTGCAGTGCATGATACTATCTAGCAAGTAGATTAGTCTGACCcactttataaaatacaatagagATCATAGAGgcatatttcattatatatgaCACTATCAATGGCTTatgtttttcaaatttagaTGTGCATGGAACTGCATGAGTatggtaatttaatttattttacagttttagCATAGATAGTGTTCATATGTTATTTTACAACTTAAGATTCAATAAAACATGTTATGTGAAATAGATGATGAGAAACGAATAGTTAGTAATATCCAattgaaatatcaaatattttaatgctaaaGCATCCAGTACCCTTGAGTTTTAATGGAAAAGGTTTAACACTGTGTCCCTatcatatgtttttataaaaagtataaacaatttatgaatattatgtaatgtatgtatgtatgtttattatccCTTTAATAATACCCTGTAAAAATCAAATTGGTGTCGGGAATACTAGACACTGGTGCTAATGTTTTTATCTTTCTCTGTCTGTCTTTCCCGTATCCTTGATCACCCTCCGACACAATCCTGACTCCACGACGAGCGTAAGTCGACTTTGtttggtaatttttaatttgattttttaatgcttatttatctatttataacaaactaaaactcaatgtttgtatattttgtcacaTGACACATTCAACActttctaaaatgttttaacgTTATGGGATACTAATGGTGTTCCTGTTTCTCTTCTTTTCAATTACCACAATCtacacaaaaaatgtatatacacTTTTCATTTGATGTCATATCAAAAATCATTCACTTGTCACATCATTTAACCATTATGGAATGTGcatgataaataatatgcatTTGTCCTCCTCATCCAAATGGCCCCGTCTTTTCCTGTCCCATCTCTGCTCATCCCGGATGGCTGCCGACTGGACGACGTATGCGCCGCGGCCGCTGCGACTGCACGCCTCGCCAAATATAAACTCCGCAACACGAACTGTGTGGAAACCCCGGATGTGTTCATAAATCATACATTATTCAATGTAAACAAATGCTTTTTGGTGGATGGACGTGATGTGTTCGGTTAAAGTTGGGGCAAATATATTACTGGTTTTAACACGGCCAGGTTTGGTGCGAACCGAGGTGCGGTGCTCCAAGTGCTCCGCTCACCTGGGCCACGTGTTCGATGACGGGCCGGCACCGACCCGAAAACGATTTTGTATTAATTCTGCCTCATTGGACTTCATACCGGCCGAAGAACGGAAAGACTAAGGTTTTTTGTCAACTATCAGTCACAGGTGttgtaagataataatatacacgGGATAGTCGAACAAATCTGTACCTTCTAAGTTTTGTCATTTGTGCTAATTTAATGACTAAGTTCTAGCAATTACCTCTGtgcatatttgaaatataatgttatatattttctatttaacaaGTAATGTAATTAAGTACCTTTGAACAGATGAATAATGTAGACCCAAATAAATAAGcgtaaaaatattgcttttaaaatatgattttgcttagtttgtaaattaatttctgaTTTAAAATGCTTGAAACGTTCCTCTAAATTTTCGCCATAAAAGTTTTTGACtaacattaataaatcaatatttttataactgtttatataattttaattatttcttatgctAAGCATGACATTACATGCTGCATAATATCTTGGTTACCAATTTGAGTCATTGTGTTACCCTAATACATATTTAGATCCCTAATTGAATTGTTATTCCGAAGGTTTCTATATGAACTGTGCAGCTTtagtacaaatttatttaataatgtgaaTTGTTCTACTAAGTTCGTTGGAAACTATAGgtttcaatagttttatattgaCACATTGTACAAAAtgctgtaataaatattttagtgtaacATATGcctttagttttattaatatgttgGTACATATAAGTATACATTCATTAAGCTTGGGTTTTCTTCAccgcaatataatttaatgtctgCGTCGCTTTTTTAGAACTGAACATTTTCCGAGACTGGTCCAAACCGAAATACAGCCAAGGGTCCTATTCAGTGTCCGAGGCTAATCCGTCTGCGATTACGGTTGTCCTAATTGAAGGACAGCTTTAATAGCCAtgtaggtaaataggggattgaTTACCTCTTTACTTACGACTATCGAAGCAGTCTGTTTGAAAACTGATATGCCCCCGGTGTACGGTATGGGGCTCCCTGactatttactattatataaagctgaaaagtttgtttgaacgcgcaaaTCTCTAGAACTGCtgtttcgaattgaaaaaatattttatagttgcatagcccatttatcgaggaaggccaTAGACCAGGGATGGCAAGCCGTAACATACCATTtattataacgaaaaaatatagcATGTAACAGCCATCCGAGTGCCCCTTTTTAGCAAGTTTATTTATGACccaattatgtttttgttggcATATTATtcgcgtgcccgaattattttgtcacgtggTACGTGTGCCATTCACCATCcctgctataagctatataacatcacgctatgactaataggagtggagcatcaatgaaaaatggtGCATAAACGGGGTTAATTTAATCCTTTTGAGAGCTGTTGCGTTTTATCCCCGTAACTTGCTGCcgtgggaaatattttaaatctgatttttaaatagatgacgctgAGGATCTGTATAGAGATTTAGGCTACTTACTACTTACgtacttttgtagcgggaaaggcctTTAACACGGACGAAGCCGAAACATCAAAGCGAAAAAAGAAACAGCctgtagttaatttatataaagtagaaaataaaactattttttaaatatggtgagtcttttattatagtatgattgtaatttatatgcACAAGTTGCTCATACATGGCACTGGTGTTTTATAGACTGtcaaaaacatgaaaaatattctaatcGCATTGAATATCCTGCTCAGTAAcagttacatttattaatacatttaaccTTATACTACATGTGTAATTACAGTTAATTCTCAATATAACATTCTAATGCATACTCAAATTCATCTTCATGATCACAATGTAGTTAATACAtttcttacaataattttagttacaATAGATATTGAATAACTTTGTTCAAGCTCTCTTGAAGATTTGGCTACAATTTTTACATTTCTACATTATTGCACAAATTTGGTGTGGTTGGTGCAGCTTGATACTGTTGTTAtatggaaatataatttttaaacagattTAGGCCTTTATAACGTTTTAAGTCAGTAAGTAGTTACTATTGTTTGTTCACTGTCGCCGTCGGTTCCTCGGTCCGCCACATGTAAACGAATCACACGTCTCCACCCCGATCGTAATcgcaaactttaaattatagcCAAAAACAGTCCAACAAATaagtattacttaaaattatcataaaaattttatcacaaaactATTACAATGtttgaagaatatatttttcaagtttAACATCATTAAATCGCCTCATTCAGGGGTCATACCGGAAGGACAAATCGATGTCATCACGGTAAcatacacatataaattatgaacaGTACACGTGTAATAACCAATACTTTCAAATGCACCAACCAGAACTGCACAGATTCTACATTGCATTAATTGGTCACATTATATTGTCAATGAATAACCTATTCGTGTCTACCTCGTGTCTGTACAATGAACAACAGCCGAGGCGTCCATCACGCCTCGGCCCCGCACTGTGACCGGTGTGTAACCACTCCGACACTCGACCACAACCATCACTCACTCACCACTCAAACCGCACTCGCCCTCCATATAGTGATATAACGTCGTACAAATCGATCCTAACAGCGTCTTACGGCACAACCTAAACAATATAAGCAGAGAGACAACAtacaatactt
The sequence above is drawn from the Manduca sexta isolate Smith_Timp_Sample1 chromosome 28, JHU_Msex_v1.0, whole genome shotgun sequence genome and encodes:
- the LOC115445135 gene encoding methionine-R-sulfoxide reductase B1 isoform X2, producing MRNLIRSIVTFRKVLPQYRSIQLKHPFTTALVWRAMEDKETLKKRLTPLQYHVTQEAGTERPYTGCYNKFYEDGLYVCVVCRQELFTSKTKYDSGCGWPAFNDVLAKERVTLHQDTSAGLVRTEVRCSKCSAHLGHVFDDGPAPTRKRFCINSASLDFIPAEERKD
- the LOC115445135 gene encoding methionine-R-sulfoxide reductase B1 isoform X1, with the translated sequence MRNLIRSIVTFRKVLPQYRSIQLKHPFTTALVWRAMEDKETLKKRLTPLQYHVTQEAGTERPYTGCYNKFYEDGLYVCVVCRQELFTSKTKYDSGCGWPAFNDVLAKERVTLHQDTSAVGANILLVLTRPGLVRTEVRCSKCSAHLGHVFDDGPAPTRKRFCINSASLDFIPAEERKD